Proteins encoded within one genomic window of Prunus dulcis unplaced genomic scaffold, ALMONDv2, whole genome shotgun sequence:
- the LOC117612654 gene encoding uncharacterized protein LOC117612654, producing the protein MVDATSGEGLMNKTADEAFTLFESLSANSQQWSHNKRRGAPMKAVVSEVSTNNEIAAKLDVMCSLLQHAVTGPLGNKVEVQDQSFAEHMLEQANALQARNPQNDPYSNTHNPGWRNHPNFRWNNNPNVQQSQGPPPGFQTQQRQFQQAPQQVQEQRGDQMGELQDMFKKFMGQQMQTNQNLQNAVNKLEVQVGQIASSLSNRASGTFPSQTEGNPRHYEQVKAVHILRSGKQVDNKVGDANEEQEDGENVEIIQPPHGQPTASNKQSINAPGKSTGPKVSSNTNQVPISTNAFRPIAPFPSRLSKSKKDQGLDEIMETFKKVQINIPLLNAIAQIPKYAKILKDLCTKKRRFKEHEQVALSEEVSAVLQRKLPPKLKDPGSFSIPCIVGDFKIPKALLDLGASINLMPYHVYEKLNLGELQATPVSIQLADRTIRYPRGILEDVLVNVEGLILPADFLVLEMEEAPIPDNELPLIFGRPFMATAKTKIDVEEGTLTMTVNGETVAFKVFDALKPNVVQDCFQIEVFGNSGKERFDGLPYSVESCLLKKGDKEEQGAAHMFNAPIPTHKKGLPKFGDVNIPIIPTIHCDSIHKQERKRKAARKQWKRKTSLVNSLALHEVSIEPKPPHSL; encoded by the coding sequence ATGGTAGATGCAACAAGTGGAGAAGGACTGATGAACAAGACAGCAGATGAGGCTTTTACTCTCTTTGAATCCTTGAGTGCTAACTCTCAACAATGGAGCCACAATAAAAGAAGAGGAGCTCCTATGAAAGCTGTGGTCTCTGAGGTAAGTACAAATAATGAGATTGCTGCAAAACTTGATGTTATGTGTTCTTTGCTTCAACATGCAGTGACTGGCCCTCTAGGAAACAAAGTGGAAGTTCAAGACCAATCTTTTGCGGAGCACATGCTAGAACAAGCAAATGCCCTTCAAGCAAGGAATCCTCAAAATGATCCTTATTCAAACACGCACAATCCGGGATGGAGAAATCATCCTAATTTCAGGTGGAACAACAATCCAAATGTGCAACAATCTCAAGGACCTCCCCCAGGATTCCAAACACAACAAAGGCAATTCCAGCAAGCTCCCCAACAAGTGCAAGAGCAAAGGGGTGATCAAATGGGAGAATTGCAAGACATGTTCAAGAAGTTCATGGGGCAACAAATGCAAACCAATCAGAACCTTCAAAATGCAGTGAACAAGCTAGAAGTGCAAGTTGGGCAGATTGCATCCTCCTTGAGCAATAGAGCATCCGGAACATTTCCAAGCCAAACGGAGGGGAATCCAAGGCATTATGAGCAAGTTAAAGCAGTACACATCTTGAGAAGTGGTAAACAAGTTGATAATAAGGTTGGAGATGCCAATGAAGAGCAAGAAGATGGAGAAAACGTGGAGATCATTCAGCCACCACATGGGCAGCCCACAGCTTCCAACAAACAGTCCATCAATGCTCCTGGAAAGAGCACAGGCCCTAAGGTATCATCAAATACTAATCAAgttccaatttcaactaatgCTTTTAGGCCTATTGCACCCTTTCCCAGCAGGTTATCAAAGTCAAAGAAAGATCAAGGCTTGGATGAGATAATGGAAACATTCAAAAAGGTGCAAATCAACATCCCATTGCTCAATGCTATtgctcagattccaaagtaTGCAAAAATTTTGAAGGATCTATGCACTAAAAAGAGGAGATTCAAAGAGCATGAACAAGTTGCATTGAGTGAAGAGGTAAGTGCCGTCTTACAAAGAAAGCTGCCTCCAAAGCTAAAGGATCCAGGTTCGTTTTCTATACCTTGCATTGTTGGTGATTTCAAGATTCCAAAAGCTTTGCTTGATCTCGGTGCATCCATTAACCTTATGCCATATCATGTTTATGAGAAACTTAACCTTGGTGAGTTGCAAGCCACACCTGTGAGCATTCAATTGGCAGATAGAACTATTCGGTACCCCAGGGGCATTCTAGAAGACGTTTTGGTGAACGTAGAAGGTTTAATCTTGCCAGCTGATTTCTTAGTCTTGGAGATGGAAGAAGCACCAATTCCTGACAATGAATTGCCCCTTATCTTTGGCCGACCCTTCATGGCTACTGCTAAGACCAAGATCGATGTAGAGGAAGGCACTCTCACCATGACCGTTAATGGAGAAACTGTGGCCTTCAAAGTGTTTGATGCCCTGAAGCCAAATGTTGTTCAAGattgttttcaaattgaagTATTTGGTAATTCAGGGAAAGAGAGATTTGATGGCCTTCCTTATTCAGTAGAATCATGCTTGCTGAAAAAAGGAGACAAGGAGGAGCAGGGGGCAGCCCACATGTTCAATGCTCCAATTCCCACACACAAG